The window GCAACCTCAATGCTGAAATCCCCAACCAAATTGCTCCACAATCAGCTCGCGCTCTCTTCCAATGCCAGTAGCAGAATCAGCACAAGGAGTAGCATCGTTGTTCCAGTTTCACACAAGAGAAGAAGCTCGCGTTTGTTCTCCATAGTGTCAATGGCtgcttcttcaaccactcctgTTCAGACTTTTCTTGAAAAGTCTCCACCTTCGCAGCAGAACCTTGGAGTCCCAATAATGGTGAATAGACTGATGGAAAATGAAAAATTTTCGTTTTTCTAGCTATTGGGTGTATGTTTCGATGCTCAAgttttgttctttttgtttttgggtTAAATATAGTTGTTTTTGAACTCCCATTGCTTTTTGAAGGAAGAAGCTTCTTTTGTATCTCTTTATGTTTGACCATCGGAATTTGCTAATTTAGAGCAGCTTTCATGAATGACATTTTTATAACCAACTctgtattggttgagtgattgaGAAGTTTGTTCCTTTCATCAAACCAAATTAGTAGAATTCCTATTAATAAAGTCCGAGTAATAACCAACTTGAATTGGTCGAGCGATCGGCTCAATAGTTGTCCGCTCAAGCAAGTGTATGGTTCAAATCCCGCCTTGTGTAGATAGTAACTCAGCAGACCTTAAATGGAGCCTTGGTCCGTGAAAGATTAGTCCTTAGCTTGCCAGGATAAGGGATACTGCTGGAAACAAAAAAAGTCTGAATACTAGCAGTGAAGATGAAAGAAAAATTGCATTTTGTAAAGCTAAACTTTGAAAAAAGAAGATTACTTATTTTCGTTATGTTCGAAATTTTCAGGTTAATGCATGTACTGGGAAAATGGGAAAAGCTGTGATCAATGCAGCCGAAGCTGCTGGAGTGTATGTTGTTCCTGTGTCTTTTGGGTGTGAAGAGGAGGCTGGACAGACATTTCAGATTGGTGAAAAGGAGTTCCTTGTGCAAGGTCCTTCTGATAGAGAAACTGTGCTTGCATCTATCCATGATAAGTATCCGAATTTGATTGTTGTGGACTACACAGTGCCAAGTGCAGTTAATGGTATGTATGTTGAAGCATACATGTTTATTTTCTATGATATAATGCACAGTTTGAAATCTTGCTGTTAACAAATGAAACATGTTATAAAGTTGTATATACATAGTGTTTTTCTCACAATTTGATCTTGAAATGAAATGCATTACATTTCTCTTAGGCTTCTCTTTAGATTTTTGAGTATAGGAATTGATATTATGAAATTCGGTAGCAAAGAATCTGTGGAATGTACTTGGCTCTCTTGTTGATCGGTGTACATTTTAAATGAAATTCACGACGCATATCATGTTTTGCGGTGATGATAACATAATTGTATTTCTGAATTTATGATATATGAGTCGAAGTATTTTATGAAGACTCTTAATAGTATTGCCTCTACTTATGAAATTTCGCTTAGTTATTTACATTTTTCCTCATTTATTGTCATGCAGCCAATGCAGAGTTGTACTGTAAGGTTGGGGTTCCCTTTGTGATGGGTACCACCGGAGGAGATAGGGACCTCTTGCTTAAGACTGTTCAAGACTCGGGGCTTTATGCTGTGATATCGCCACAAATGGGGAAGCAGGTATTATGATTCCAGATAACCTTTTTCAATTTTCAGTATTTTTCACGTCTCTTATACTCCTGTATTCTGAAATCCTTATGCTGTTCTTGTATTATATTATTAGGTAGTTGCTTTTCTTGCGGCCATGGAAATTATGGCAGAGCAATTTCCTGGTGCCTTCTCTGGGTATAACTTACAGGTAGCTCTTTTTgccacattttgggggctgggaTTCGGCTCTAATTGAAACTAAATTGAATATATAGACCCAGAACTGAATTAGTTAATTAAATTTCTTATTACTTTAATGATAATAGCGGATAAGTTGCAGTTATGTTGAAACTACTATCATGCTTATTTTAGTTATACTGAGCAATAATACTAGGTTTCATCAACTTTTTAGTTGTTCTGTTTTTTCTTTAGAAAAGTTAAGCTTCTATTGATGTAACATTAAAATCTGATGCATTCTTCCAAGATATTAGGTAATGGAGTCTCATCAAGCAAGCAAAGTTGATGCATCTGGAACTGCGAAGGCTGTAATTTCCTGCTTCAACAAATTAGGCGTGGATTTCGATATGGATGAGGTGCGTTAGTTCATTTTATAGAACAGTATTCTCTTGATCATTGCCAAA is drawn from Arachis hypogaea cultivar Tifrunner chromosome 12, arahy.Tifrunner.gnm2.J5K5, whole genome shotgun sequence and contains these coding sequences:
- the LOC112726412 gene encoding 4-hydroxy-tetrahydrodipicolinate reductase 2, chloroplastic, with amino-acid sequence MATSMLKSPTKLLHNQLALSSNASSRISTRSSIVVPVSHKRRSSRLFSIVSMAASSTTPVQTFLEKSPPSQQNLGVPIMVNACTGKMGKAVINAAEAAGVYVVPVSFGCEEEAGQTFQIGEKEFLVQGPSDRETVLASIHDKYPNLIVVDYTVPSAVNANAELYCKVGVPFVMGTTGGDRDLLLKTVQDSGLYAVISPQMGKQVVAFLAAMEIMAEQFPGAFSGYNLQVMESHQASKVDASGTAKAVISCFNKLGVDFDMDEIQLIRDPKEQLEMVGVPEEHLLGHAFHMYHLTSPDDTVTFEFQHNVCGRSIYAEGTVDAVLFLAKKIEEKDNKRLYNMIDVLREGNMR